A DNA window from Pseudomonas tohonis contains the following coding sequences:
- a CDS encoding HD domain-containing phosphohydrolase has translation MPYKPVERRFPLHVHISLLFTLLLLMTGIVLGIFNYRQTSQIILSSSDTLFERISQDVETDLENTYRPIHHLLNLLALNPGTQRYAGYQRQELLLRGFAQALRDNPKLASLYVGYDDGDFFMVRPLRTAELKQRFDAPEGAAYQLWSIERDNLNRARSESLYFDANLELISRRQELNERYDPRNRPWYSRALEQGSLITTRPYVFFSTGAVGTTLAQPAGDDAVIAADLTLNDLSATLAQHRVTPSTQVLLFSPDGHAVAYPDISRLIVRIDDKPQLAMARDLDPAVAALIDMGLTQDQRTTLELTKRRWVVSQNRLLAGGPEGLYLALLAPEDELLADAYRIRWQGAVLTLGILLLCIPIGWLLSRVLVKPLRALVAEAEAIRSFNFNIPTMGRSPVLEVDQLAVAMAKMKDTLASFLEITASLSAENRFDALLRRVLEETVTISEASGGFIYLLDGASGRLEPSGLFLGGSEHNLEDHGLRSHALDEAGLPDWLRLPASGGVSQVRSFGFDQAGDLRQVLQTLESPRVHMVSTGLHNRQGETVGVLALLHRDTGDSGEPAMLRPERIAFVEAISGVAALCIESQRLLEKQKQLLDAFIQLIAGAIDAKSPYTGGHCQRVPEITLALARAAAASDEPPFRDYTPSDEDWEALHIAAWLHDCGKVTTPEYVVDKATKLETLYDRIHEVRMRFEVLKRDAWITYWKAVAEGADASTQAGLRDALLATLDEEFAFIARSNLGGEFMAEEDQQRLRGIAARTWSRTLDDRLGVSWEEGQRMARTPPRPLPVDEPLLADRPEHLLERPESERMAPDNPWGFKLDVPTHKFNRGELHNLSIARGTLTAEERYIINHHIVQTILMLDRLPFPPHLKGVAEIAGGHHEKMDGSGYPKRLSREQMSLPARMMAIADIFEALTAVDRPYKKGKTLSEALGIMVGMCKGAHIDPELFGLFIRSGVYRDYAERFLRPEQIDAVDEGAILERAGPGN, from the coding sequence ATGCCGTACAAGCCGGTCGAACGCCGTTTTCCGTTGCATGTCCATATCAGCCTGCTGTTCACCCTCCTGTTGCTGATGACCGGCATCGTGCTGGGAATCTTCAACTACAGGCAGACCAGCCAGATCATCCTCTCCAGCAGCGACACGCTCTTCGAGCGCATCAGCCAGGACGTCGAGACCGACCTGGAAAACACCTACCGCCCCATCCACCACCTGCTCAACCTGCTGGCCCTCAACCCCGGCACCCAGCGGTACGCCGGCTACCAGCGCCAGGAGCTGCTGTTGCGCGGCTTCGCCCAGGCGCTGCGCGACAACCCCAAGCTGGCGTCGCTGTATGTCGGCTACGACGACGGCGACTTCTTCATGGTGCGCCCGCTGCGCACCGCCGAACTCAAGCAGCGCTTCGACGCCCCCGAAGGTGCCGCCTACCAGCTGTGGAGCATCGAGCGCGACAACCTCAACCGGGCCCGCTCCGAGTCGCTCTACTTCGACGCGAACCTGGAGCTCATCAGCCGTCGCCAGGAGCTCAACGAGCGCTACGACCCGCGCAACCGCCCCTGGTACTCGCGCGCGCTGGAACAGGGCAGCCTGATCACCACCCGGCCCTATGTGTTCTTCTCCACCGGCGCGGTCGGCACCACCCTCGCCCAGCCCGCCGGCGACGATGCGGTGATCGCCGCCGACCTGACCCTGAACGACCTTTCCGCCACCCTTGCGCAGCACCGGGTCACCCCCTCCACCCAGGTGCTGCTGTTCTCGCCGGACGGCCACGCGGTGGCCTACCCGGACATCTCCCGGCTGATCGTGCGCATCGACGACAAGCCGCAGCTGGCCATGGCGCGCGACCTCGACCCCGCCGTCGCCGCACTGATCGACATGGGCCTGACCCAGGACCAGCGCACCACCCTGGAGTTGACCAAGCGCCGCTGGGTGGTATCGCAGAACCGCCTGCTGGCGGGCGGCCCCGAAGGCCTCTACCTGGCGTTGCTGGCGCCGGAGGACGAGCTGCTGGCGGACGCCTATCGCATCCGCTGGCAGGGCGCGGTGCTGACCCTTGGCATTCTCCTGCTCTGCATCCCCATCGGCTGGCTGCTGTCGCGGGTGCTGGTCAAGCCGCTGAGAGCGCTGGTGGCCGAAGCGGAGGCCATTCGCAGCTTCAACTTCAATATCCCGACGATGGGCCGCTCGCCGGTGCTCGAGGTGGACCAGCTGGCCGTGGCGATGGCGAAGATGAAGGACACCCTGGCCAGCTTCCTGGAGATCACCGCGAGCCTCTCGGCCGAGAACCGCTTCGACGCCCTCCTGCGTCGCGTGCTGGAGGAGACCGTGACCATCAGCGAAGCCTCCGGGGGCTTCATCTACCTGCTGGACGGTGCCAGCGGCCGCCTGGAGCCCAGCGGCCTGTTCCTCGGCGGCAGCGAGCACAACCTCGAAGACCACGGCCTGCGCAGCCACGCCCTCGACGAAGCGGGGTTGCCCGACTGGCTGCGCCTGCCGGCGAGCGGGGGCGTCAGCCAGGTGCGCTCGTTCGGCTTCGACCAGGCCGGCGACCTGCGCCAGGTGCTGCAGACCCTGGAGAGCCCACGGGTGCACATGGTCAGCACCGGCCTGCACAACCGCCAGGGCGAAACCGTCGGTGTGCTCGCGCTCCTGCACCGCGACACCGGCGACAGCGGGGAGCCGGCCATGCTCAGGCCCGAACGCATCGCCTTCGTCGAAGCCATCTCCGGGGTTGCCGCGCTGTGCATCGAGAGCCAGCGCCTGCTGGAGAAACAGAAGCAGTTGCTCGACGCCTTCATCCAGCTCATCGCCGGCGCCATCGACGCCAAGAGCCCCTACACCGGTGGCCATTGCCAGCGCGTGCCGGAGATCACCCTGGCGCTGGCCCGCGCCGCCGCGGCCAGCGACGAGCCGCCCTTCCGCGACTACACCCCCAGCGACGAAGACTGGGAGGCCCTGCACATCGCCGCCTGGCTGCACGACTGCGGCAAGGTCACCACCCCCGAGTACGTGGTGGACAAGGCGACCAAGCTGGAAACCCTCTACGACCGCATCCATGAGGTGCGCATGCGCTTCGAGGTGCTCAAGCGCGATGCCTGGATCACCTACTGGAAGGCCGTGGCCGAAGGCGCCGACGCATCCACCCAGGCCGGCCTGCGCGACGCATTGCTGGCGACGCTGGACGAGGAGTTCGCCTTCATCGCCCGCAGCAACCTGGGCGGTGAATTCATGGCCGAGGAAGACCAGCAGCGCCTGCGGGGAATCGCCGCGCGCACCTGGAGCCGGACCCTGGACGACCGACTCGGCGTGTCCTGGGAGGAAGGCCAGCGCATGGCCCGCACCCCGCCGCGCCCGCTACCGGTGGACGAGCCGCTGCTGGCCGACCGCCCCGAACACCTCCTGGAGCGGCCGGAAAGCGAGCGCATGGCGCCCGACAATCCCTGGGGATTCAAGCTCGACGTGCCCACGCACAAATTCAACCGTGGCGAGCTGCACAACCTCTCCATCGCTCGCGGCACGCTGACGGCGGAAGAGCGCTACATCATCAACCACCACATCGTGCAGACCATCCTCATGCTCGATCGCCTGCCCTTCCCGCCGCACCTCAAGGGCGTGGCCGAGATCGCCGGCGGCCACCACGAGAAGATGGACGGCAGCGGCTACCCGAAACGCCTGAGTCGCGAGCAGATGAGCCTGCCGGCACGGATGATGGCCATCGCCGATATCTTCGAGGCGCTGACGGCTGTGGACCGCCCCTACAAGAAGGGCAAGACGCTGTCCGAGGCGCTGGGGATCATGGTCGGCATGTGCAAGGGCGCGCACATCGATCCGGAACTGTTCGGCCTGTTCATCCGCTCCGGCGTGTACCGCGACTACGCGGAGCGCTTCCTGCGGCCCGAGCAGATCGACGCGGTGGACGAGGGCGCGATCCTGGAGCGCGCGGGGCCGGGCAACTAA
- a CDS encoding response regulator transcription factor has protein sequence MSKLVDLDAFIRAGGESPRKVLIVDDHPVIRLAVRLVLTREGYEVVAETDNGVDAIALARDHLPDLVILDIGIPKLGGLDVIARISSLDLPLRVLVLTGQNPSHYAARCMQAGAAGFVCKEGDLGELTASVRAVLSGYSYFPSEVIRTGKRQGGMPDDSEMIERLSDRELVVLKYLANGYTNKQIASEMFISNKTVSTYKSRLLLKLNSRSLIELVEFANRNELV, from the coding sequence GTGAGCAAACTCGTAGACCTGGATGCATTCATTCGCGCAGGCGGTGAGTCGCCGCGCAAGGTTCTGATCGTCGACGACCACCCCGTCATCCGGCTGGCTGTCCGCCTGGTGTTGACGCGGGAAGGGTATGAGGTGGTCGCCGAGACGGACAATGGCGTCGATGCCATCGCCCTGGCTCGCGACCACCTGCCCGACCTGGTGATCCTCGACATCGGCATTCCCAAGCTCGGTGGCCTCGATGTGATCGCCCGCATCAGCTCGCTGGACCTGCCCTTGCGGGTGTTGGTACTGACCGGGCAGAACCCCAGCCACTACGCCGCCCGTTGCATGCAGGCCGGCGCCGCGGGCTTCGTCTGCAAGGAAGGCGACCTGGGCGAGCTGACCGCCTCGGTGCGCGCCGTGCTGTCCGGCTACAGCTATTTTCCCAGCGAGGTCATCCGTACCGGCAAGCGCCAGGGCGGCATGCCCGACGACAGCGAGATGATCGAACGCCTCTCGGATCGCGAACTGGTGGTGCTCAAGTACCTGGCCAACGGCTACACCAACAAGCAGATCGCCAGCGAGATGTTCATCAGCAACAAGACGGTGAGCACCTACAAGTCGCGCCTGCTGCTCAAGCTCAACTCGCGCTCGCTGATCGAGCTGGTCGAATTCGCCAATCGCAACGAACTGGTGTGA
- a CDS encoding FUSC family protein, which yields MRKALRQSMHWHAGPAAWGPAAIAGLGCGLPLMLGLFTAHTGFLWAATGAFQAALANPMHRFGMLRMLLLTLLGALSAGVGFWAASHPLLSLASFALWGFLLALLQRYGTELGKLGVGLAVCLCLGQGQAGSGSLNNGLAVGALFAIGGLWVMLLAFFLRGMHGLRLWPLLPRLLGFSRVLRRHAARLPRRLWWIHALACTLAIALAGLAANLTGMPRGYWLTLTVVTTLQMELDSSLVRGMQRGLGTLIGALLLILFGHWLQSPALLVACMLPLIVLSRAFIAQHYGLFVVQTTVCFVLLSESLARDWHLPEVRLYNSLLGCALALLMAYAAHRARLRWGERKVEAPISPVTNQAPRPVQE from the coding sequence ATGCGCAAGGCGCTCAGACAAAGCATGCACTGGCATGCCGGCCCAGCAGCCTGGGGGCCGGCCGCCATCGCCGGCCTGGGCTGCGGCCTGCCGCTGATGCTGGGTCTGTTCACCGCCCATACCGGCTTCCTCTGGGCCGCCACCGGCGCCTTCCAGGCCGCCCTGGCCAACCCCATGCACCGCTTCGGCATGTTGCGCATGCTGCTGCTCACCCTGCTCGGCGCCCTCAGCGCGGGGGTCGGCTTCTGGGCCGCCAGCCATCCCCTGCTGAGCCTCGCCAGCTTCGCCCTGTGGGGCTTCCTCCTGGCACTGCTGCAGCGCTACGGCACCGAACTGGGCAAGCTCGGCGTCGGCCTGGCGGTATGCCTCTGCCTAGGCCAGGGTCAGGCCGGCAGCGGCAGCCTCAACAATGGCCTGGCGGTGGGGGCGCTGTTCGCCATCGGCGGGCTCTGGGTGATGCTGCTGGCGTTCTTCCTGCGTGGCATGCACGGGCTGCGCCTGTGGCCCCTGCTCCCACGCCTGCTCGGCTTCAGCCGTGTACTGCGCCGCCACGCCGCGCGGCTGCCCCGGCGGCTGTGGTGGATCCACGCGCTGGCCTGCACGCTGGCCATCGCCCTGGCCGGCCTGGCCGCCAACCTCACCGGCATGCCGCGCGGCTACTGGCTGACGCTGACGGTGGTGACCACCCTGCAGATGGAACTCGACAGCAGCCTGGTGCGCGGCATGCAGCGCGGCCTCGGCACCCTGATCGGCGCCCTGCTGCTGATCCTCTTCGGCCACTGGCTGCAGAGCCCGGCGCTGCTGGTGGCCTGCATGCTGCCGCTGATCGTGCTCAGCCGCGCCTTCATCGCCCAGCACTACGGCCTGTTCGTGGTACAGACCACCGTCTGCTTCGTGCTGCTATCCGAAAGCCTCGCCCGCGACTGGCACCTGCCCGAGGTGCGCCTCTACAACAGCCTGCTGGGCTGCGCCCTGGCACTGCTGATGGCCTACGCCGCGCACCGGGCGCGCCTGCGCTGGGGCGAGCGCAAGGTCGAAGCCCCGATCTCGCCCGTCACCAACCAGGCACCACGACCCGTCCAGGAATAG
- a CDS encoding deoxyguanosinetriphosphate triphosphohydrolase, with protein sequence MDWQTLLTRERLGKPVHSTEELGRSSFHKDHDRIIFSGAFRRLGRKTQVHPVSSNDHIHTRLTHSLEVGCVGRSLGMRVGEVLRDAMPDWCDPADLGVIVQSACLAHDIGNPPFGHSGEDAIRHWFQQASARGWLDAMSDTERADFLSFEGNAQGFRVLTQLEYHQFDGGTRLTYATLGTYLKYPWTARHAEALGYKKHKFGCYQSELPLLEQIAQKLGLPQLEEQRWARHPLVYLMEAADDICYALIDLEDGLEMELLDYEEVEAVLLGLVGDDLPETYRQLGPRDSRRRKLAILRGKAIEHLTNAAAHAFVDQQDALLAGTLQGDLVEHMHGPAKHCVLRAKAIARERIFQDKRKTLHEIGAYTTLEILLNAFCGAALEQHGGRTPSFKNRRILDLLGNNAPDPAWPLYRSFLRVIDFIAGMTDSYATEMAREMTGRSSPV encoded by the coding sequence TTGGACTGGCAGACACTGCTCACCCGTGAACGGCTCGGCAAACCGGTGCACAGCACCGAGGAACTGGGCCGCAGTTCGTTCCACAAGGACCATGACCGCATCATCTTTTCCGGGGCGTTCCGGCGCCTGGGGCGCAAGACCCAGGTCCACCCCGTCTCCAGCAACGACCACATCCACACGCGCCTGACCCACTCCCTGGAGGTCGGTTGCGTGGGCCGTTCGCTGGGCATGCGCGTGGGCGAAGTGCTGCGCGATGCGATGCCGGACTGGTGCGACCCGGCCGATCTCGGGGTGATCGTGCAGTCCGCCTGCCTGGCCCACGACATCGGCAACCCACCCTTCGGCCACTCCGGCGAAGACGCCATCCGCCACTGGTTCCAGCAGGCGTCCGCACGCGGCTGGCTGGACGCCATGAGCGACACCGAGCGTGCCGACTTCCTCAGCTTCGAAGGCAACGCGCAGGGCTTTCGCGTCCTCACCCAGCTGGAATACCACCAGTTCGACGGCGGGACGCGACTGACCTACGCCACCCTCGGCACCTACCTCAAGTACCCCTGGACGGCCCGCCATGCCGAGGCCCTGGGCTACAAGAAACACAAGTTCGGCTGCTACCAGAGCGAACTGCCGCTGCTGGAGCAGATCGCCCAGAAGCTGGGCCTGCCGCAGCTGGAGGAACAGCGCTGGGCGCGCCATCCGCTGGTCTACCTGATGGAGGCGGCGGACGACATCTGCTACGCACTGATCGACCTCGAGGACGGCCTCGAAATGGAGTTGCTCGACTACGAGGAGGTCGAGGCGGTGCTGCTCGGCCTGGTGGGCGACGACCTGCCGGAAACCTACCGGCAACTGGGCCCGCGCGACTCGCGGCGGCGCAAGCTGGCGATCCTCCGCGGCAAGGCCATCGAGCACCTGACCAATGCCGCCGCACATGCCTTCGTCGACCAGCAGGACGCGCTGCTCGCCGGCACCCTGCAGGGCGACCTGGTGGAGCACATGCACGGCCCGGCCAAGCACTGCGTGCTGCGCGCCAAGGCCATCGCGCGGGAACGCATCTTCCAGGACAAGCGCAAGACGCTCCACGAGATCGGTGCCTACACCACCCTGGAGATCCTCCTCAACGCCTTCTGCGGCGCGGCGCTGGAGCAGCACGGCGGGCGCACCCCCTCGTTCAAGAACCGGCGCATCCTCGACCTGCTCGGCAACAATGCCCCCGACCCGGCGTGGCCGCTGTACCGCTCGTTCCTGCGGGTCATCGACTTCATCGCCGGGATGACCGACAGCTACGCCACGGAAATGGCCCGCGAGATGACCGGGCGTTCCAGCCCGGTCTAG
- a CDS encoding EAL domain-containing protein, producing the protein MIDGQPLACFQPFIDTATGRIAGVEALGRLRQDDGRLLSVGPLFADSKVPPAALRRLDREIREDALARLHQAPADWFLSINISPRWISRLHPGQALPSLKQLERNGVAPERIVFEITELGGASQRLPDVVARYRQAGARIAIDDFGAGYSQLDRVLALQPDILKLDMQLFQAAARGGPSGEVVKALAQMAEKTGCWIIAEGVETEAELDFALECGARYVQGYLFAKPELEFFAADAFVDRFAQLRDQYVQRKLAERARLMTMRQQLTLLMNQLRTWAEGNAPLSSLPSPEHYPWLLRIYQCDRNGTQLTPNLEWNGQAWHEDARYQGHNWSWRPYFYHLLAEGWEERRLTLSSTYRDATTNQYCLTAGQFIDNGGRLLLVDIDAAGL; encoded by the coding sequence GATAGACGGGCAACCGCTTGCCTGCTTCCAGCCGTTCATCGACACCGCGACAGGACGCATCGCCGGGGTCGAAGCCCTGGGACGCCTGCGCCAGGATGACGGCCGGCTCCTGTCGGTCGGCCCGCTGTTCGCCGATTCCAAGGTGCCACCAGCAGCCCTGCGCCGCCTCGACCGGGAGATCCGCGAAGACGCCCTCGCACGCCTGCACCAGGCCCCAGCGGACTGGTTCCTGAGCATCAACATCTCGCCGCGCTGGATCAGCCGCCTGCACCCCGGCCAGGCGCTGCCCAGCCTCAAGCAACTGGAACGCAACGGCGTGGCCCCCGAGCGCATCGTCTTCGAGATCACCGAACTGGGTGGCGCCAGCCAGCGCCTGCCGGACGTGGTCGCACGCTACCGCCAGGCCGGCGCGCGCATCGCCATCGACGACTTCGGCGCCGGCTACTCCCAGCTCGACCGCGTGCTCGCCCTGCAGCCGGACATCCTCAAGCTCGACATGCAGCTGTTCCAGGCCGCCGCGCGTGGCGGCCCCAGCGGCGAGGTGGTCAAGGCCCTGGCGCAGATGGCCGAGAAGACCGGTTGCTGGATCATCGCCGAAGGCGTGGAGACCGAGGCCGAGCTGGACTTCGCCCTGGAATGCGGTGCCCGCTACGTGCAGGGCTACCTGTTCGCCAAGCCGGAGCTGGAGTTCTTCGCCGCCGACGCCTTCGTCGACCGCTTCGCCCAGCTGCGCGACCAATACGTACAGCGCAAGCTGGCCGAGCGCGCGCGGCTGATGACCATGCGCCAGCAGCTCACCCTGCTGATGAACCAGCTGCGCACCTGGGCCGAGGGCAACGCGCCGCTCTCCTCCCTGCCCTCGCCCGAGCACTACCCCTGGCTGCTGCGCATCTACCAGTGCGACCGCAACGGCACGCAGCTCACCCCGAACCTGGAATGGAATGGCCAGGCCTGGCACGAAGATGCCCGCTACCAGGGCCACAACTGGTCCTGGCGGCCGTACTTCTATCACCTGCTCGCCGAGGGCTGGGAAGAGCGCCGGCTGACCCTCTCCAGCACCTACCGCGACGCCACCACCAACCAGTACTGCCTGACCGCCGGCCAGTTCATCGACAACGGCGGCCGCTTGCTGCTGGTGGACATCGACGCCGCCGGCCTGTGA